DNA sequence from the Raineyella sp. LH-20 genome:
GGCCCCGGCCCTGTCGGTGACCGCCCTCGGCGCCGCCGTCTCGCCGATCCCGGCCAGTGCCGCACGGGCGGGAGACGCGCTGCGGGTGACCGTCGACACCGGCGGCGGGTGGCGCCCCGGCTACCCGGGCCGACAGTGGGACTCGTCGAGCAGACGCAGCGCGGAGGAGCTGCGGGCGCTGGCCCGCCTGGTCCCCGACAACAGCCCCCGGGCCGCCAAGGACATCAGCATGGCCGGGATGATCGGCACGATCGGGATGATGTGCGAGGCGAGCGGCGTCGGCGCCGAGGTCGACATGACCGCCGTCCCCCGGCCCGCGGCGGCTGCCGTCGCCGACTGGCTGACCTGCTTCCCCGGGTACGGGATGATCACCGCGGACGCCCCCGGCACCGGATTCGACACCCATCGCACCCCTGTGGACACCGCCACGTGTGGCATGGCCACTGCCGCACCCGGCGTACGCCTGCGCTGGCCGGACGGTGAAGTGACCGACGCCGTGCCGCCGGCGGTGACCCACCTGGGTGCCGCCTGAGCCCCGCACCCCGCGTTTCCGGCCGACCGGCCTCCCGACTCACCGACTCACCGACCCACCGACCCACCGACCCACCGACAGGAAGCCTCCGATGCCCCAGATGACGTTCACCGTACGCTGGCCCGACGGCAGCATCCAGCGCTACTACTCACCCTCGTTGGTCGTCCACGACCACCTGCGGGTCGGCACCGACTACACGGTCACCGACTTCCTCGATCGCACCCACACCGCCATGGAGATCGCGAGCGACAGGGTGCAGGCCAGGTACGGCTTCCGATGCACCGGATCGGAAGAAACGGTCGAGGCCGTCGAGGGTGCCGCGGCACGGTACGGGGCTGATGCGGTCGTGCGGGTCGTGGCGATGGACCCCGACCAGCTGCCCGTCGCCGACGGGCGGCCCACTCCGTGACACCGGCAGGCGAAGGCATCTGCCGCATGGCGGCACTTGCCGGACACTTCGGCAACGACATCGAACGCGCCCTGCAGAAGCTCGGGCCCCTGATCGAGCGGTGCCGGCACGACGGGATCGACCTGCTCGTCCTGCCCAACGCCTGCCTCGGCGGCTACATCTCCGACTTCCGGGCCCCCGACGAGGCCGATCTGCCACCCGCCATCGCCCTCGATGGACCGGAACTCGACCGGCTCCGGGGCCTCGCCGGCGACCTGACCATCTGCCTCGGGGTGACGGAGGCCGCCGGTGACCACCGCTACAACACGGCGGTGTGCCTGTCCGGTGACGGTGTCCTCGGCGCGCACCGCAAGGTCCACCAACCGATGAACGAGGGTCGGGCGTATGACGCCGGCGCAGGCTTCCTGGCGTTCGACAGTCCCGTCGGGCGGATCGGCCTGCTCACCGACTACGACAAGACGTTCCCGGAGGCGGCGCGCAGTCTCGCGCTGCAGGGCGCCCACGTCCTGGCCATCCTCAACGCGTGGCCGGCGAACACGACCGACCGGTCCGATCGGATCCTGCACGACCGGCAGTCCCACCTGTACAACCTCTACGATGCGGCGCGGGCTGCCGAGAACCAGGTGTTCGTGGTGTCGTCGAACCAGACCGGGATCCAGGGTGGCCTGCGGTTCCTCGGGCAGGGCAAGGTCATCGGGCCGGGTGGCCAGGACCTTGCCCGCACCGGGGTCAAGGGTGGTCTGGCGGTCGCCGACGCCGACATCGAACGGGAGATCGCCCGGGCCCGCCGCACCCTGAACCACCTCGTCGAGCGCCGGCCCGAGGCGTACGCCGCCGGTCGCCTCTGCGAGCCGCAGCACCCTTAGGACATCTCCTCCCGCCCCGACATCCGGCCGGCCGACATCAGAAGGAGGACGCGTGCGCATCGCACTGCTGACATACTCGACCAAACCTCGCGGCGGAGTGGTACACACCCTCTCGCTGGCGGAGGCGCTCGCCCGGCTGGGCCACGAGGTCACCGTCTGGACCCTGGGACGGGGTGGCGACCGGGTCTTCTATCGCGCCGTCGATCCCGCGGTCGGCACCCGGATGGTCGAGTTCCCGCCGATCGAGGGCGAGGAGGTCGGACCCCGCATCATGCGCTCGATCCGTGTCCTGAGCGAGGCGTTCGCGGCATCGAGAGACGAGTACGACGTGGTGCACGCCCAGGACTGCATCAGCGCCAACGCCGTCGGACGCTGCATCCGCACCGTCCATCACCTCGACCAGTTCACCACCCCTGAGCTCGCCCGATGCCACGATCGGGCGATCACTGCGCCGTACGCACACATCTGTGTGTCGCAGTCGGTCGCCGACGAGGTACGGCGCGGCTGGGGCCTGGAACCGACCGTCATCCCCAACGGCGTGGACTTCGATCGGTTCCATGACGTCGATCCCGCTGCGGTGGCCGACTGGGCCGCTCGGCTCGGCCACTATGTGCTGGCGGTCGGCGGGATCGAACCGCGCAAGGGCAGCATCGATCTGGTCCGGGCCTTC
Encoded proteins:
- a CDS encoding MSMEG_0570 family nitrogen starvation response protein, yielding MPQMTFTVRWPDGSIQRYYSPSLVVHDHLRVGTDYTVTDFLDRTHTAMEIASDRVQARYGFRCTGSEETVEAVEGAAARYGADAVVRVVAMDPDQLPVADGRPTP
- a CDS encoding MSMEG_0565 family glycosyltransferase, coding for MRIALLTYSTKPRGGVVHTLSLAEALARLGHEVTVWTLGRGGDRVFYRAVDPAVGTRMVEFPPIEGEEVGPRIMRSIRVLSEAFAASRDEYDVVHAQDCISANAVGRCIRTVHHLDQFTTPELARCHDRAITAPYAHICVSQSVADEVRRGWGLEPTVIPNGVDFDRFHDVDPAAVADWAARLGHYVLAVGGIEPRKGSIDLVRAFAEARDRATSGEGALDPGIRLVIGGGETLFDYRPYRAEFERECGRLGVEPVVLGTLDQEQMAPLVAAADRFAFLSIKEGFGLAAMEALAAGVPLIARELPVLREIFDGGARFGGTIEEMADALLAPPDPALTRRGIDLARHYSWDAAAAAHVDFYRAHLQRSAATGLAR
- a CDS encoding carbon-nitrogen hydrolase family protein; this encodes MAALAGHFGNDIERALQKLGPLIERCRHDGIDLLVLPNACLGGYISDFRAPDEADLPPAIALDGPELDRLRGLAGDLTICLGVTEAAGDHRYNTAVCLSGDGVLGAHRKVHQPMNEGRAYDAGAGFLAFDSPVGRIGLLTDYDKTFPEAARSLALQGAHVLAILNAWPANTTDRSDRILHDRQSHLYNLYDAARAAENQVFVVSSNQTGIQGGLRFLGQGKVIGPGGQDLARTGVKGGLAVADADIEREIARARRTLNHLVERRPEAYAAGRLCEPQHP